The region AATTTTCCGAGCCAATAAATAACATGTAAAAATCGGTCTGGCTCTGTTGCAGAACCAAAGTCATCATAAATATCTAAAATTTCCTCAAAAGTCCTACCCAGAATATTCGCTGCATGAGAAATGGCTTTCTCTTTTTCTATTTGAGATAATTTTTCATTATACGAAACTGCTTGTTCCAGTTTGTTCCAATCGCGTGATACTTCGCCGGCGTCATCAAGCAAAACCCTATTTTTTATCTTATGGGATTCAATAAAAATAAAGGTCAAATGTGTCAAAATATCGTAGATGTCTGAACGCCCTCGCGTAATCTCCACATTCATTTGTTCTTCGTCTATGCGATAACAATTGCGTCTTCTTTTTGGGGGAACAATCGCCTGAAAATGGGATTTAGAATAGCCTTCATCCGAAGTTAGATTAATAAAACGACATTCTTCAATTCCTACCGGAAGCCGCTCAATAACGTATAAAAGTCCTTTTAGTTCTACTTTTTCTTCGGCAATATTTCCATAAATCTCCGGACGCAAAGCCAATAAAGCTTCACGCAAAGTATCACCCGAAACTCCCATAGGTTTATAGAAACCTCGGTTAAATAAATGGCGCATTGTGATGTACATTTTTTCAATTGCCGCCGATGATTCCTGCGCTCTGGATCTTGATATATTTTTAGTTTCTTTCATTTTAATGTTTTTTAATAACCAAAGTATTATTTTAGTTTGTCTTTAACAAATCCACAATCTTCCTATCATTAGACAATCTTGGGATTTTATTTTGACCGCCCAATTTCCCGATGGATTTCATATAATCCTGAAAACCATTTTTCGCAACCTTTGTAATTACTAGTTGCTGCAATACTTTTCCGGCAATCAAATCGTCATAATAGACATTTTGTTTGCGCATGGCGTTGTCTAAGGCTTTCGCAAAAGTACCTCTGTCTTTAGGTTCGTTTTCAAATTCGATAAACCATTCATGGTACGGCAATCCTTCTACTGGTGTGATTTGAGGCGCTACTGTAAACTCATTTACCCGAATATCAGTTCCCAGCATCGCTTCCTGTAAAGCACATTCTACCTCCTTGCCGATTACATGTTCTCCAAAAGCCGAAATATAATGTTTGATCCTTCCCGATACAATTATTCGATATGGTTTTAATGAGGTAAACTGAACCGTGTCGCCAATATTGTAACCCCAAAGTCCCGCATTGGTAGAAATAATCAACACATAATTTACATTTAATTCCACTTCGCCAATGGTATACCGTCTTGGATTTTCGGTAAAAAACTCGTCACTTTTCACAAATTCATAGAAAATACCGGCATTGAGTAAGAGCAGCATTCCTTTTTCCTTTTGAGAATCCTGATAGGCAAAAAAACCTTCCGAAGCCGGGAATAACTCGATGCTGTCAACCTTTCTTCCTATTAAATTTTCAAATTTTGCTCTGTAAGGTTCGTAATTCACTCCTCCATAAATAAACAGATTGAAATTCTTAAAAATTTCTCCTATGCTTTTCCCTCCCTTTTGCTGTAATCGCTCAAAATACATTTGAACCCAAGATGGAATTCCGGAAATTACTGCCATATTTTCATGGTAAGTCTCTTCGACTATTGCATCAATTTTGGTTTCCCAATCCTCGATACAATTGGTTTCAAAAGAAGGCATGCGGTTTTTTTGTAAATATTTAGGAACAAAATGAGCCACAATACCCGATAATCTTCCAAATTGTATTCCGTTTTTTTCTTCTAAAATTGGACTTCCTTGTAAGAAAATCATCTTACCGTCAACAAAATCCGCTTTTCCTGTTTCATGGATATAAAGCAAAATAGCATTTCGCGCGGCTTCAATATGATAAGGCATTGATTCCTTGGTGAGCGGAATGTATTTGGCACCAGATGTAGTTCCCGAAGTCTTGGCAAAATAAAGTGGTTTTCCTTTCCATAAGATATTCTCCTCTCCTTTTACCACTCTTTCTACATACGGCTTTAGATCTTCATAGTCCCTTATTGGAACCCGTTTTGCAAAATCTTCGTATGTTTTTATCTGGTCAAAATGATGGTCAATACCAAATTGTGTTTGTTTGGCCTGCTTTATTAAGTCAAGGAAAACTGCTTTTTGACTTGCAACAGGTTTAGTAGCCCAAGCCTGGGTTTTCGTATGTATTTTTTTGGCAAATAATTTTGCCGCAACGGATTTTATTGACATTTATTCGTACTTATTTGGATATTTTTTGCCCAGCTCACTTAAATACTGGCCGTTTTTTATTAGCATGTACAGGCTATTTGGACTTTTTCTTAATCTCTTTTGAAGGAACTGATTGCGCCTTTTTTTCCTCTTTTGCTACTTCGTCCCTTAATTCCAATTCCTCTTTGGATGCTTTTAAATCAACATGAGGTGGCTGTGCATCAGTAGAATCCAAAATCGAATCTTTATTAAATTTAGCATATTCCAGTTCTCCGTTGAGTACTTTTTGGATAGATAAAATATAAGCTTCATTTTTTTTCAATGCCGTTGTCAAGGAATCTGATTTTAAAGCTAATTCCGTAGCATCTCTTTTTAATTTAGAAGAGGAATATCCCGGAATAAATTCACGCAAAGGCGTAAAGGCTATGATAAAAGTGGTTATTAAAATTAATAAAATTGCACCTATGGAGGCCACCACAAAAACATTCATTAAGGTTAGTCTTAAAGAAAAAGTTTCTTCAAAAGTATCTTCATTCAAAATAACCAAGCGGTTTTTTGTGAATAATTTACTGTGGATTTTTTTTCTTTTTAATCTTTTTCCTGACATGTTTTTTCTTTATCATACAAATATAATAATTAATGTCAATGATAACACTTTGCAAGTACACTTAGAACTTAATTGAAAAAGGGATTTGTTTTAATAAATTTTTAACTCCCCAAAAACTAAATAATTATCTTAAAATGAGTTCCTATTAAGTTATTCTAATTATCTTTGTCGCCAGTTTTATTACAAATTTGCTTCGGCAATAAATCATATTCAATCATGGGAAGATTTGGAGTTACAGAAATCCTAGTTATTTTAGCAGTAGTTTTATTACTTTTTGGAGGTAAAAAAATTCCAGAATTAATGAAAGGTTTAGGAAGCGGAATTAAAGAATTCAAAAATGCCGCCAAAGAAGATCAGCCTGCTGATAAAAAAGAAGAAAGCGAAAACGAAAAAAAATAAAAAAAGTCCCGAGATTCGGGACTTTTTTTATGACTTTAAATAATCATTGTCAGCTGAATGCTTCAAATATTCAATTAAAATCAGCTTATAAAATTCTATTTATTTTTCTTACTTTATATTTTTTTTGAAAGATTTTACTTATTACATTTACGCTGAAAATTTTAACTTCTAAAAAATGAAAAAAATATTATTAGTAGTTGCTTTAGCTTCATTTGGTTTTACTAATGCACAAGTAAAAGAAAAAGGGGTAATTGAAATTACACCAAAAATTGGAACTTCAAGCTTTTCAGAATACAATGAAGAAAATAATTCTACTGAATTTAATTCAGGAGTAGAATTAGGAGCAACAGTTGATTATTATTTTAATAACAGATGGAGTTTGCGTTCTGGATTAATTTTTGATAAAATGGGAGGTAAATATGATGTTGGTGATCCTTTTTTATGGGAAGATCAATTAAATTATTTAAGTATTCCTGTCAATGCCAACTGGCACTTTGGTAGCACTAGAAAATGGAACTTAAATTTTGGATTAGCTCCTTCATTTTTAATGAGTGCAAAATTAAAAGAAAATGGATATACTAGTGATATTCCCAGTAGTGAAATAAAATCTTTCCAATTAGGTTTCACTTTTGGGATTGGTTATAAAATAGGAATTACCGAAAAATTTGGGATTTTAATAGATGCACAATGGTTTAATGGTTTAACAAATATTAATAAAACCAATAGTTCAGAAATAACAAATGGAGGTTATAGCTTTAATTTAGGTGGCGTTATTCAGCTATAAAAGATATAAACTAATCATATTACTAAAAAACCAGTTTCTTTATATTGAAACTGGTTTTTTTATGCTTTACAAAATCATCGTCAATTGAATTCGTTTTCTGTCCTCATCCACTTCGGTGACTTTTACTTCTACGTGTTGGTGCAATTTTACCACTTCATTTACATCCGAAACAAAACCGGCTTTGAGCTGGGAAATGTGAACCAGCCCGCTTTCTTTGATTCCGATATCTACAAAACAACCAAAATTAGTGATGTTATTGACAATTCCCGGGAGAATCATCCCTGATTTTACATCTTTGATCGATTTTACATTGGGATCAAATTCAAACACTTTGGCTGATTTTCTAGGATCTAATCCTGGTTTTTCGAGCTCTTTTATAATGTCTTTTAGAGTTAATAAACCTATTTCGGGCGTTACATAATTTTCTGCTTTTATTAAAGCCGTTCTCTCCTTGTTGGCAATCAAATCATCAACCGAAAGCTTTAAATCTTTGGCCATTTTTTCTACAATTCCATAGGCTTCGGGATGTACAGCGGAATTGTCCAACGGATTTTTGGCATTCGAAATTCGGATAAAAGCCGCTCCTTGCTGATAGGCTTTTTCGCCCAAACGAGGCACTTTTTTAAGCTGTTTTCTATTTTCAAATGGACCGTTTTCTGAACGGTAATTCACAATATTTTCGGCCAACTTCTCTCCTATTCCACTCACATAACTCAACAAATGTTTACTTGCTGTGTTGATATTAATTCCAACCGAGTTCACGCAACGAATCACCGTATTGTCTAATTCTTCTTTCAATTTATTCTGATCTACATCATGCTGGTATTGGCCTACGCCAATGGCTTTAGGATCAATTTTTACCAATTCGGCCAAAGGATCTGACAATCTTCGACCAATTGAAACCGAACCGCGAACGGTTACATCATAATTTGGAAATTCCTCTCTCGCAATCTTAGATGCCGAATAAACCGAGGCTCCAGCTTCAGAAACTATAAATACTTGCACTGGTTTATCAAAAGCAATTTTTTTGATAAAGAATTCCGTTTCTCTTGAAGCAGTTCCGTTTCCTATCGAAATCGCATCAATTTTATAAGAATTGACCATCGAACGGATTTTTTTCATTGCCATAGCGCTTTCATTTTGTGGCGCATGCGGATAAATGGTTTCATTGTACAACAAATCTCCTTTTTCATCCAGGCAAACCACTTTACAACCGGATCTAAAACCGGGATCAATCGCCAAAATTCGTTTTTCGCCCAAAGGCGGTGCTAATAAAAGCTGACCTAAATTATTGGCAAAAACCTGAATAGAATTGGCATCTGCTTTGGCTTTGGCTTCCTGCAAGGTTTCATTAGAAATTGCCGGATTTAACAATCGTTTGAAACTGTCTTCGATTGCCAATTGCACATGTGGTGTGGCCGGGCTTTGTCCTTTTAACACCAATTCATCAATAATATCATAAGCTTCGTCAATATCCACTTCGACCTTGAACTTGATAAAACCTTCATTTTCGGCGCGAAGCATTGCCAATAATCTGTGTGAAGGCGTTTTGGTCAAGGGTTCTGACCAATCAAAATATTGATTGAATTTTTGGGCCGCTTCTTCGTCTTTTTTGCTTTTTACAACCTTAGTTGTAATGGTTGCTTTACGTTCGTACAAACGACGCAATTGTTTGCGAACATAAATATTTTCGTTAATCCATTCGGCTATAATATCCCGAGCTCCTTGCAAAGCGGCGTCTTCATTAATAACATTTTTATTCAAATATTTCGTAGCTAAGAAATCAACATCGTCTTTTCCTTGCGCCATGATGATTTTTGCCAAAGGTTCTAAACCGTTTTCACGAGCCACATCGGCTTTTGTTTTTTTCTTCTTTTTGAAAGGCAGGTAAAAATCTTCAATTTCTTGTAAATCAAAACTTTGTTGGATTTTTTTCTCTAATTCTGGCGTTAATTGTTTTTGTTCTTCAATTGATTTGAGAATAGCTTCTTTACGTTTTACGATTACTTCATATTCTTTTTGAAGTTTAGCAATTTGCTCAATTTGAACTTCATCCAGATTTCCAGTTGTATCTTTTCGATAACGAGAAATAAACGGAATGGTGCAATCTTCTTGTAAAAGTTCAACTGTTTTTTGAATGTTTATAGCTGCTGTTGCAACCGCTTTTTTTATGAAATCTATATTTGTCATTCTAGTTTGTTATTTTTTTCCAAAGGATAAATTTAGTTTAATCCATATGCGAAAATACTATCTTTAACTTTTAATTAATCACCAATAATGATTTTATTCTACGTTTTTTTAGGACTTAATTTATTCACTTTTTTAATTATTGGCTACGACAAATATTTAGCCAAAAGAAATAAAAGAAGAATTCCAGAGAAAACACTTTTAAGCTTAGTCTTTTTTGGTGGGACAGTTGGTTCAGGATTAGGAATGCTGATTTTTAGACATAAAACAGCAAAAAGAAGCTATTTATTGAAGTTTTTTGGAATTGTTATATTTCAAATTGTAATTCTATATACTTTTTTTATACAGAAATAATTACTATAAAATAATAAGCTTTAAATTCAGTTAATAGAAAACAAAAAAGCCCGGTAAATTACCGAGCTCTAATCTTATTTGGTGCGAAGCACCTAGAATTTTTTAGCAAGAAATCTTGTCAACTCTATTTTGATGTCTTCCTCCTTCAAATGCAGTATTTAAAAAAGTTTCTACTATTTCAACTGCTTGTTGAATTGAAGTAAAACGAGCTGGAATACTAACAATGTTTGCATTATTATGTAATCTTGTCAACTCAGCAATTTCTTTTGTCCAACACAAACCTGCTCTTACTTTTTGATGTTTATTAACCGTCATAGCAATTCCGTTTCCGCTTCCGCAAATAACAATACCATAATCAGCCTTTCCTTCAGAAACATCTGTTGCAACCGGATGTGCAAAATCAGGATAATCTACGCTATCAGTTGTGTCAGTTCCATAATTAGTTACTTCGTGGCCTTTTTCTATTAACATTTCAACAATGGCTTTTTTATACTCCGGTCCTGCGTGATCGTTTCCTATTGAGATTTTCATTCTATATATATTAAGTTGTGTGCTGCAAATTTACCAAAAGATTATCGGATTTAATAAATGAAGGTTTTGTTTATTTGTTAAAAAATGAACAGTCTAAAATGACTCCATCTAAAATAATTCATAACTGTCTTATTATTAAAAAACTAGCTACTTATCAACATTTTTTAAAATTTATAAAACATTGGAAATCAATTGCTATTATATAATTTATTTGTTAAAATTTTGCATTGTTAATAGCAAAACCTAAATAACTGAAAATCAGTTAACTTTAAGTTAACATAAATTGTTCATAACTTGGGATAGAATTTTAGAAGTATTTTTTGCTTGTGTCGAAAAAATAAGTAATCCAAAACCCACTTTTAAAAACCTAATTTAGTTTGGTGAATTTTTAGAAAAGTTATCAATATTTAAAAATGGTTTATCAACAGAAATTTTAAAAAGACTTATTTACAATTTGAAAGCTTTTTAGTTTATCAACCGTTGTTAATTAAAATTCAAAAACGCTTTAAAATTAATTCTTTAGCTACAAATAACACTGTTGATAACTCTGAATAACATACTAAAACTTCATTTCAATGCTTTTCAAAATAAATTTATTGCCACTATTAACACACTATAATAACCATTAAAAAATTATTTAAATTTAAATTTTCTTTTTTTTGTATTATATATATGTTGACAACTTTGAAAGAATCAAACAATTTTTAAATTGTTACCGTATTTCATTTCTTGAAGAATTGTCTTGACAGTTTCAACGTCGTTAGGATGAATCTTGAGTTTGATTCCTCCCAAGGCAGTTGAGTACATGGGAACGATGGAGGACATTATTTCGTTTTCAAAATAATACTGCAGTCCTTCCTGATCCAATCGGTGTTTTAGAATTTCGATTTCATGGATGTAATCAAAAATAGCAATGGTTATAAAGGCTTCCATTTTTAGTGTTTTTATAAAGATACGACTATTCTTTAAAGTTATATTTTCTGTAAAACTTACTTCTTTTCTTTATAACTGCGCAACAATTTTGTAATTTCGAGCTTTAAGAAAAGATTTATGGGAAAAAGATTAAGAAAGCCGGTAAAAAAAGAGAAAGATTTCTCTGAAAAAATTATAAAAATATTATCGCAAAATGCCAATAAAGCATTCAATTATAAGCAAATAGGAGCAAAGTTAGAGCTCGACGATACCCAAAGCAGAAACCAGATTATCAAAGATTTGAAGATTTTGGCTGCACAAAAAAAAATTATTGAATCCGAACCCGGAAAATATTTAATAAAAGCAGTAAGCAAAGATTATTACGAAGGAAAAATTGATATGACAGGCCGTAAAACGGCTTATTTTGTTTGCGCTGATTTAGAAGAAGATGTTTTTATTCCGACCAATAATTTAAATCATGCTTTAGATAAAGATACCGTAAAAGTATATGTTTACAATCGCAGAAAGGGGAAAAGACCGGAAGGCGAAGTTATTGAAGTGATCGAAAGACATAAAACGGACTTTGTTGGAGTAATTGATATTCAGAAGAATTTTTCTTTTGTGTCAACAGCCAATCCAAAAATGTATACCGATATTTTTATTCCAAAAGACAAAATAGGCGAGGCAGAGCAAGGAGATGTGGTTTTGGTTCATATTGAAGATTGGCCTGCAAGAGCCGATAGTCCTTTTGGAAAAGTGATAAAAGTATTAGGAAAACCGGGAGAACATGATACTGAAATTCATGCTATTTTGGCCGAATATGGTTTGCCCGCTGAGTTTCCTATTGAAGTAGAAACTTTTGCACAAAAAATTGATACTTCGATTCAGGAAAGCGAGATTGCAAAGCGTCGTGATATGCGTGATACTTTGACATTTACTATTGACCCAAAAGATGCTAAGGATTTTGATGATGCCTTATCATTTAAAAAGTTAGAAAATGGAAATTACGAAATTGGTATTCATATTGCCGATGTTTCTTACTATCTGGAAGAAGGAACCATCTTAGATGATGAAGCTTATCAAAGAGCTACTTCGGTTTATCTTGTAGATAGGGTAGTACCCATGTTACCCGAAGTTTTATCCAATTTTGCCTGTTCATTGCGTCCAAATGAAGAAAAATATACCTTCTCGGCTGTATTTGAAATTACCGATAAATGTGAAGTTATCAACCAATGGTTTGGAAGAACCGTGATTTATTCCAATCAGCGATTTGCTTATGAAGAAGCGCAATACATCATCGAGACAAAAGACGATGTAATTCCGGAAGAAATTTCGATAACGGGATCTTCCTATAAAGTTTCGGAAGAAATTGTCTCTGCGACTCTAAAAATGGATGAATTAGCCAAGATTTTCAGACGAAAAAGAATGAATGAAGGAGCTATTTCTTTTGATAAAGTAGAAGTAAAATTCAACTTGAATGAAGAAGGAGAACCAGAAGGCGTTTATTTTAAAGTATCAAAAGATGCCAATCATTTGATTGAAGAATTCATGCTTTTGGCCAATAGAAAAGTGGCAGAATACATTGGAAAACAAAAGAAAACTTTTATTTATAGAATTCACGATGAACCCAATGAAGATAAATTAATCGCCATGCAAACGGTGATTGCTAAATTTGGTTATAAAATTGATTTTAGAAATAAAGGCGATATTTCCAAATCATTGAATGCTTTGATGGAAGAAGTAAACGGTAAAAAAGAGCAAAATCTAATTGATACTTTGGCCATTAGAAGTATGAGTAAGGCCAAATATTCTACGGATAATATTGGTCATTACGGATTGGCTTTTGATTATTATTCGCATTTTACTTCGCCAATTCGTCGTTATCCTGACGTTATGGTACACCGTTTGTTACAGTTTTATTTAGATGGAGCAAAGTCTGCTGATGAAGAGTTGTATGAAACGAAGTGTTTACATTGTTCCACAATGGAAGGTTTAGCTACAAATGCCGAACGTGATTCGATTAAATACATGCAGGTAAAATACATGCAAGATCATCAGGATCAGGAGTTTTTGGGTGTAATTTCGGGCGTGACCGAATGGGGAATTTATGTAGAAATCATTGAAAATAAATGTGAAGGTATGGTTCGTATTCGAGATATAAAAGATGATTATTATACTTTCGATGAAAAACAATATGCTTTGGTAGGAGCAACTTCAAACAAGTTATTACAATTAGGAGATGAAATTTTCGTTAAAGTTAAAAACGCTGATTTAGTTAAAAAACAATTGGATTTTAATTTTTTGAGAAGAATAGAAGAAACAATAAAATAAAAATAGTAGAAAATGAAAAAAGTAGTAGTAGTTGCATTTGCAATCGTTTCACAAATTACATTTGCACAAGTAACTAAAAAAATAGGCGATTTTAATCAATTGAAAGTCTATGATAAATTAAAAGTTGAATTAATAGAATCTTCGGAGAATAAAGTAGTTATAAGCGGTAAAAGGGAAAATGAAGTAGAGGTAGTAAATAAAAATGGCGAATTAAAATTAAGAATGCCATTTCCTAAATTGTTATCCGGAGAAGATATAAGTATTAAATTGTATTTTAAAAGTATTGATGGAATTACGGCAAGCGAGGGTTCTTATATATCAAGCGATGCTGTTTTTAAACAAACAATTTTAGATTTAAGTGCAAAAGAAGGTTCAGAAATTTATTTAGAACTAGACACTCAAAAAGCGAATGTAAAAGCGGTGACTGGCGGAATCATTGAATTAATAGGGAAGGCTATAAATCAAGATGTAAGTATTATGTCAGGCGGAAGCTTAAGATCAAAAGGATTAAAGACTTCACAAACAACTATTACTGTTTCTGCTGGAGGAAATGCCGAAATTAATGCTTCAGTATTAGTTGATGCAAAAGTGAAAGCTGGAGGATCTATTTTTATTTATGGAAAACCGAAACAAATCAATCAACAAACAATTTTAGGCGGAACAATTATAGAAAAAGAATAAAAATTATGTAATTTTATTCTAACAAAATTTGAATTTTTAATGATAAACGATATTTTATCTGGTATTCCTTGGGGAATATTTTTAAGTTTTATGATAGGTCCGGTTTTCTTTATTTTACTTGAAACAAGTATTATAAAGGGATTTAGAGCAGCTTTAGTTTTTGATTTAGGAGTTGTTTTAGGGGATATTATTTTTATTGCAATTGCTTATTTAGGGAGTTTTAGATTAATACAAAGTTTAAAAGACAAACCGGCACTTTTTATTTTTGGCGGAATATTGATGTTAGCTTATGGTGTAATTTCTTTTATAGGATTAAGAAAGGAAAAAAAAATAAACACTAAAGAGATCGATAGTGAAATTATCAAGAAAAATTACCTTAGTCTTTTTATAAAAGGTTTATTTTTAAACATCATTAATATTGGTGTTTTAGGTTTTTGGTTGGCAATTATTATATCGGTAGGACCAAAATTAGAGATGCAAACTTCCAGAATGTTTACTTTTTTTAGCACTGTAATCATTACATATTTATTGATCGATTGTCTTAAAATAGTATTAGCTAAACAGCTAAAAACTAAAATGACTCCTTCTAATATTTTAAAAATTAAAAAAGGAATCAGTATTGTTTTGATGGTTTTTGGAACTGTGTTGATCACTCAAGGTTGGTTTCCAAAAGAAAAAGAAATGGTGAAAAAAGCATTTGAAAAAATAGAATAATAATAGTTTACTTAAGTATATAAACCGCTCAATTTGAGCGGTTTTTTTATTTTTATCCGTTTTGTGTGGATTCGAGCTTATGTTTTATTTATTTTTTTATAAGAATATTGTGATAAAACATAGCTATAAACTTGTCATTCCGATGAAGGAGGAATCTCATCAAAATATTCACCTAACGGAGATTCCTCCTTCATCGGAATGACAGATTAAATATTGAATTTAGGTTCCTAAAAATTAGACATAAAAAAACCTCCAAATTGCTTTGAAGGTTTTGAGGTATCGTATGGATTCGAACTGTAGTTTATTTAATTTTTCTTAAAAATTAGACCTAAAAAAAACCTCCAAATTGCTTTGAAGGTTTTGAGGCATCGTGCGGATTCGAACCGCAGTAGGAGCTTTTGCAGAGCCCAGCCTAGCCACTCGGCCACGACGCCATTATTGAATGGATTGCAAAAGTACTTAAAAAGTTTAAAGTTTAAAAGCTTAAAGTTTAAAATTTTCAAAAAAACAATAAGTTTTATTTTTTCGAATCTAAGCTTTAACTTCTATATTCTTCCAATTCGATAGTAACTGCTTCAACATCACCTCCAATAGGAGGATTTAGTTTTGAAACACCAACGAGGATTCTGGAAACTGTAGGAATTTCATCAAAGATCCTTTTAATGATACGATGTGCGACATGTTCTAATAAATGGGAACGAATAGCCATTTCTTCCTCTACAATTTTATTCAAAAGCACATAATCAACCGTATCATGTAAATTATCTGATAAACAAGATTTTCTCAAATCGGTTTTAATTTCTAAGTCTACTGAATAATCAGAACCAATTTTTCCTTCTTCTAGTAAACATCCATGATAAGAATAAGTGCGGATATTTTTTAATTTTATAGTTCCCATTTTAGCGTATTTGTTAATTTGATGGTTCTTTTATTTGATAAAAGTACGAATAATTTCTTTTTTGGATTGCAATACTAAAATAAACAACTTAGTGATTAATCGTTTCCGCAACTATTTTGGTAACTTTGCTTCTTTAATACATGAATATGTCAACTGAAGAAAAATCACTCCATTTTATAGAACAAATTATTGAAGAAAACCTAGCAAAGGGTTTTTCTCAGGATCAATTACGTTTTCGTTTTCCGCCAGAACCTAATGGGTATTTACACATTGGCCATGCCAAATCTATTTGTTTGAATTTTGGTTTAGGATTGCGTTACAATGCGCCGGTAAATTTGCGTTTTGATGATACCAATCCTGCCAAAGAAGAGCAAGAATATGTAGATGCAATTAAAGAAGATTTGCAATGGTTGGGTTTTAATTGGGCCGAAGAACGCTATGCGTCT is a window of Flavobacterium acetivorans DNA encoding:
- the tatA gene encoding twin-arginine translocase TatA/TatE family subunit; the protein is MGRFGVTEILVILAVVLLLFGGKKIPELMKGLGSGIKEFKNAAKEDQPADKKEESENEKK
- a CDS encoding porin family protein, yielding MKKILLVVALASFGFTNAQVKEKGVIEITPKIGTSSFSEYNEENNSTEFNSGVELGATVDYYFNNRWSLRSGLIFDKMGGKYDVGDPFLWEDQLNYLSIPVNANWHFGSTRKWNLNFGLAPSFLMSAKLKENGYTSDIPSSEIKSFQLGFTFGIGYKIGITEKFGILIDAQWFNGLTNINKTNSSEITNGGYSFNLGGVIQL
- a CDS encoding GH3 auxin-responsive promoter family protein; its protein translation is MSIKSVAAKLFAKKIHTKTQAWATKPVASQKAVFLDLIKQAKQTQFGIDHHFDQIKTYEDFAKRVPIRDYEDLKPYVERVVKGEENILWKGKPLYFAKTSGTTSGAKYIPLTKESMPYHIEAARNAILLYIHETGKADFVDGKMIFLQGSPILEEKNGIQFGRLSGIVAHFVPKYLQKNRMPSFETNCIEDWETKIDAIVEETYHENMAVISGIPSWVQMYFERLQQKGGKSIGEIFKNFNLFIYGGVNYEPYRAKFENLIGRKVDSIELFPASEGFFAYQDSQKEKGMLLLLNAGIFYEFVKSDEFFTENPRRYTIGEVELNVNYVLIISTNAGLWGYNIGDTVQFTSLKPYRIIVSGRIKHYISAFGEHVIGKEVECALQEAMLGTDIRVNEFTVAPQITPVEGLPYHEWFIEFENEPKDRGTFAKALDNAMRKQNVYYDDLIAGKVLQQLVITKVAKNGFQDYMKSIGKLGGQNKIPRLSNDRKIVDLLKTN
- a CDS encoding DUF1294 domain-containing protein yields the protein MILFYVFLGLNLFTFLIIGYDKYLAKRNKRRIPEKTLLSLVFFGGTVGSGLGMLIFRHKTAKRSYLLKFFGIVIFQIVILYTFFIQK
- the rpiB gene encoding ribose 5-phosphate isomerase B; the protein is MKISIGNDHAGPEYKKAIVEMLIEKGHEVTNYGTDTTDSVDYPDFAHPVATDVSEGKADYGIVICGSGNGIAMTVNKHQKVRAGLCWTKEIAELTRLHNNANIVSIPARFTSIQQAVEIVETFLNTAFEGGRHQNRVDKISC
- a CDS encoding DUF2007 domain-containing protein, coding for MEAFITIAIFDYIHEIEILKHRLDQEGLQYYFENEIMSSIVPMYSTALGGIKLKIHPNDVETVKTILQEMKYGNNLKIV
- a CDS encoding peptidase yields the protein MSGKRLKRKKIHSKLFTKNRLVILNEDTFEETFSLRLTLMNVFVVASIGAILLILITTFIIAFTPLREFIPGYSSSKLKRDATELALKSDSLTTALKKNEAYILSIQKVLNGELEYAKFNKDSILDSTDAQPPHVDLKASKEELELRDEVAKEEKKAQSVPSKEIKKKSK
- a CDS encoding Tex family protein; its protein translation is MTNIDFIKKAVATAAINIQKTVELLQEDCTIPFISRYRKDTTGNLDEVQIEQIAKLQKEYEVIVKRKEAILKSIEEQKQLTPELEKKIQQSFDLQEIEDFYLPFKKKKKTKADVARENGLEPLAKIIMAQGKDDVDFLATKYLNKNVINEDAALQGARDIIAEWINENIYVRKQLRRLYERKATITTKVVKSKKDEEAAQKFNQYFDWSEPLTKTPSHRLLAMLRAENEGFIKFKVEVDIDEAYDIIDELVLKGQSPATPHVQLAIEDSFKRLLNPAISNETLQEAKAKADANSIQVFANNLGQLLLAPPLGEKRILAIDPGFRSGCKVVCLDEKGDLLYNETIYPHAPQNESAMAMKKIRSMVNSYKIDAISIGNGTASRETEFFIKKIAFDKPVQVFIVSEAGASVYSASKIAREEFPNYDVTVRGSVSIGRRLSDPLAELVKIDPKAIGVGQYQHDVDQNKLKEELDNTVIRCVNSVGININTASKHLLSYVSGIGEKLAENIVNYRSENGPFENRKQLKKVPRLGEKAYQQGAAFIRISNAKNPLDNSAVHPEAYGIVEKMAKDLKLSVDDLIANKERTALIKAENYVTPEIGLLTLKDIIKELEKPGLDPRKSAKVFEFDPNVKSIKDVKSGMILPGIVNNITNFGCFVDIGIKESGLVHISQLKAGFVSDVNEVVKLHQHVEVKVTEVDEDRKRIQLTMIL